Within Limisalsivibrio acetivorans, the genomic segment ATTTCAAGGGGTATATGACCACAATCTGACTTTTATGTACCAAACAGCTTTTAGCGTTCTATTTTCGAACCAAAGATCTAACATTTCGATAACACTAATAATATTGCATTAATCATTATTTCTATTATTATAGAAATATAAAAAAGGAGGTCACCATGACTAAGATACTTTTTGTGTGCGTACACAACTCGGCCAGAAGCCAGATGGCAGAAGCATATGCTAATGAATTAGGCTCGGATGTTATTGATGCTGAGAGTGCCGGATTGACACCGGGTAACCTTAACCCCTTCGCCGTTGAGGCGATGAAGCTCGATGGCATAGATATCAGCGGCAACCCGACAAAGTCCGTTTTCGACTTTTTCAAGGAGGGTCGTCAATACAGCTATGTTATAACAGTTTGCGATGAGCTGACCGCACAGAGATGCCCCATATTCCCCACTATCAAGGACAAGCTTGTATGGAGCATTGAGGACCCATCCGCAGCTGAAGGAACGGATGAACAGAAGCTGGAAAAAACTATCGCTGTACGGGACACAATTAAGATGCGTGTTCTTGATCTTATCGAGAGGATAAAGGGTGAGTAGATGGGACTTTTCGGCAAATATTTGACACTATGGGTGGCTCTATCCATGGGGGCAGGCGTCTTCATTGGCGAGATGTTCCCAGGGTTTACAGATACGATGCGTTCTCTAGAGATAGGCGGAGGCATAAACCTCGCCATCGCCGTTTTGATGTGGTTCATGATCTTCCCGATGATGCTCAAGGTGGACTTTGCCTCTGTTAAGGATGCGGGAAAGAACCCTGCGGGTCTGCTGATTACTCTGGCGGTGAACTGGCTGGTTAAGCCCTTCAGCATGGCATTATTCGGCTATCTCTTCGTTAAGGTCCTTTTTGTTCCATTTATTGGAGAGGAGCTGGCCAATCAATATATGGCAGGTCTCATAATCCTTGCTGCGGCACCCTGCACCGCCATGGTTTTCGTGTGGAGCAGTCTAACAAAGGGTGATCCCGGCTATACCCTTGTTCAGGTGTCGGTGAACGATCTTATCATGCTTTTTGCATTTGCCCCCATAGTTAAGTTTCTAGTTTCCGGAACCTCTGATCTCAGTGTTCCCTATAACGTGCTGTTTCTCTCTGTGACTGTATTCGTAGCGGTTCCGCTTATCAGTGCTGTGGCGGCAAAGGGTGCAGTAATAAAGACAAAGGGTAAGGAATGGTTCGAGAACAGCTTCGTCCCTTTCTTTCAGCCCCTCTCAATCTCCGCACTGCTGGCAACGCTTGTATTCATCTTTGCCTTTCAATCGGAAAATATCACAAGCCGCTTATTCCATGTTCTTCTGCTTAGTATACCTATACTGCTGCAGGTTTACTTCAATTCCGGGCTTATATATTGGCTGATGCGCAGGTTTAGAATACGACACAACGTGGCTTCACCGGGTGCCCTCATCGGTGCGAGTAACTTTTTCGAGCTCGCTGTGGCTACAGCTATATCTCTGTACGGACCGGAATCCGGCGCCGCACTGGCAACGGTGGTAGGCGTTCTTGTGGAGGTTCCTGTAATGCTTTCCGTATGCTCGATATGCGTCAGAAGTGCTGGATGGTACAAAGCCGCTGGTACGGGATAGGTCTTATAAGTTAGCTCCGTGAAGAGGCTCAGGCTATGGAGCTTTGCACACCCTTAACGATGGTAATCTCCTTCTGGCCCATGCTGGCGATAGCGATCTTGTCATCGCTGGCCTTAGCCTGCTTTTTAAGGTCGGCGAGGATATTGGAGATCTGGTCGGGTGTGTGGGCACGGTCGCCCGGGGGGAGCTCGATTATCGCTGCAGAAACACTCAGAAGGTTAAAGCTCTGGATGTTTCCAGACCTGTCTTTTGCGGTATAGTGGCCAGTGTCCACCTCATCCTCGGTGTAAAAAGATACCACGGAATCGGTGAATTTACGGATAGTTTTCTTTATCTTAGCAACGATGTTGCTGCACTCCATGCCGGAACAGGACATCCCACCGAAAAAATCATCACCGCCGACGTGTCCTATGAACTCATTCTTACCGCTGAAATCTTTCTTAAGTATATCAGAGAAAAGGATAATGGCCCTGTCACCCTGACGAAAACCGAAGCGGTCATTGAAAGGCTTGAAGTTGTCGAAATCGAAGTATATGAGAAAATACTGCGTATTCCCGTCTTTGAAAGCATCGTTAAGGTAAGCATTGATAAGGTTGTTTCCGGGGAGCTTGGTAAGCGGGTTCATATCCCTCGCAAAGGCGAGGTTCTTCTCGTTAAGGGTATTAAGGAGTGACTGAGCGGTGAGAAAGCCAAAGTATTTAAGGCCTTTCGTGATAATCACGCCATCCGCATCCTTGTTGGAAACAAAAAGCTCAAGGATCTTCTCAATGGGTACATTGATCTCCACGATGGGGCATCTGCTAACAAACTTTCGGATATTTACCGTGAGAGAACGGTTATTCAGAAGCTCCTTTCCGTAGGGCATGTAAAGGTATTCCTTCAGATCCTTCTCGCTGATTATCCCCACGGGAACATCGGCATCATCCGTTACAGGAACAACCGGCACATCCATATGCTCACGCATAGCCGAAAGCACCTTGTCCGCCTTATCTTTAATATTGACTGGCGAAAGCTTCACGATCTCGTTCGAGATAAGGTAGGCATCCTCGCTGAGGTCCCTTTTATCGTAGCTGTCAAGCTCCTGAATAGAGGAATACGTTGTCTTGATATCGAAACTGTTGAGGGTTGGTCTCTGGATAAAAAAGCCCTGAACAATGTCGAAGCCAACCTCTTTGCAGGAGAAGAACTCACCCCTTGTTTCAACACCCTCAGCGATAACGGATATACCGAAGAAATGCGCCATGCTAACTATGTGACTACAGTATTTCTTCTTTTTTATATCTGTATCAATATCCTGTATAAGGAAACGGTCTATCTTTATAAAGTTCGGTTCGGCGTAATAGAAGAGCTCGAAGTTTGCAAATCCTGCACCGAAATCGTCCAGTGCTATCCGGCACCCGGAGGTTCTGGCGTTTTCAAAAACGCTCTGGGCGCTTGCCGCCATACCGTTTCTCCCCCGCTCGCTTATCTCAAAGCAGAATGAGTCCGGCTCAAGCCCGTTTTCCTGAAGGAGCTGAAATGTTCTCCCCTTAACAAAATCGGGCATTGTAATGGTACGCTCATCATAGTTGTACATGAGCTTCATCTTGGAGAAGCCGCCCACGGTCTTGAACTTTACCATCGCCTTTGAACGAAGAACCAGGTCCAGCTCAAAGAGTACATTATCCCTGTAGGCACGGTCAAATAACTCGCCAACGCTCTCAAAACCGCACTGCTCATAGTTTCTAAGCAACGCTTCCACTGCGAAGGTAACTCCGCTGAAGGGGTTTACGAGGGGCTGAAAGGCATGATCAAGCTTATCAAGAGATTCCTGCCAAAACCGGGGTAGCATATATCACCTGTTAGAGGGCTTTTTTTGAGTTATTCGCTTCCCACATTCGGCCTTTTTCTGTGGGCATGCATCACCAGTACCCGATCTAGCACTATTATGTCATATAATTGTTATGAAGAACGAAATATAACAATTTTTTCATATTATTTCTCTATACCATCCCTTGCGGAGACACCTGAGCTGAAATAATGCTTAATTTCCCGCATCTCTGTGACCAGATCCGCACGGTCTGTCATCTCCTTTGGGGCAAACCTTCCAGTGATCACCAGCTCGACCTTCGGGGGTCTTTTCTCCATGAGCTCAAGGACCGACTCAACGGACAAAAGACCAATATGAACAGCCACATTCAACTCATCGAGAATAACTATATCATAGTCTCCAGAGGTCATGGCACGCTCCGCCCTGTTAAGCCCTATCTCGGCAAGACGCTTGTCTTCTTCACTCGGGTGCCCCTCTATAAAGCTTCCGCTGCCGTAAGTTTCCACATCGATGAGCCCCGTATGCTGAACAAGGTACTCATGCTCTGAATACTCCGCACTTTTGAGAAACTGCCCCATATATGCTTTAAGGCCAGCCCCTGCTCCCCTGAGAGCAAGGCCAAGGGCGGCGGTGGTTTTCCCTTTGCCGCTTCCTGTATATATCTGTATGTATCCGTTCTTCAGTGTCATTTTATAAACACTCCCTTTGCCGCAGTATATATGTCCGAGGGTCTCCGCCCGGTTTCCTTCGAAGCTCTGAGACAGTCCTCCCATTCGGGCGAGAACTTTATTATACCCTGATATTCCAGAACCTTCACACAAACCGCAGAACCGAAAACCTCCACCCTCTCGATCCTTCTCTGCATTATACTACGCAGAACGGGATAGTATCTAACGCCGGCGGTGGAAGTTCTTTCGAGGATGAAAGCGGTTAAAGGCTCTATACCCTTCTTCTCAACAACCGCCTCAATGCGCCAGCCGGGTCGGTTCTTTTTGCCGAACCTCGGGGTGTATGAGATATCCAGCACCCCCTCTATGGAGAGGGCATCCATAACACCGGCGAGATCTTCACCCGATGCATCATCGATATCCGTATTGAGCACGTATACCGACTCAAGTTCGACTTCCTCTAATATAATCATCCGCAGGAGATTCGGAAAGGTTTCAAGCACCTTTGTCCCTGTGGAGAAGGTTGAGCGTAGAATGTTTCCCGTGAAACGTACGCTCACCTCATCCGCCAGAGCTGATATTATCGCCGCACCTGTGGGTGTTGTGATCTCGTTCGGCTCGTCCGTTCTGATAACCTCTATCCCCTCAAGGAGTTTAAGGGTTGCAGGTGCCGGAACGGGCATTATCCCGTGGGCGCACTTTATACTCCCATGGCCGAGCATCGGTTTAGAGACTGCGATCCTTTCGATACCCAGCCTGCCCAGACCCCAGCAGAAGCCCGCAATATCTGCAATGGAGTCAAGGGCGCCCACCTCATGGAAATGGATCTTCTCCGGCGTTGTGCCGTGTATCTCCGCCTCCGCCTCAGCAAGTTTCCTGAACACTTTCAAAGCCCTCAATGCATCATCTTGAGATAGTACACCGTTGCCGAGCATCTCCTCTATATCGCTCAGATGCCTGTGGGCATGTTCATGGGGGAGATTCAGGCTAAGCCTGCATGCGGAGATACCGCTCACCAGAACATTCTCTACGCTAACCTGGATATCCCTTCCTGTGAGCCTTGAGAGCATATCCCCAAGCTCTCCCGTCTCAAGGCCAAGGCCGATGAGCCCCGCCAAAGACATATCACCTGAGAGCCCTGCATGCATATCAATGTATAAGGTTTTCATAATTCACCATTAAGGTATGGGCATATTTCGGCAATGGGGCATTCGGAGCATTTCGGCTTCCTGGCAGTACAAGTTTCCCTGCCGAAAAGGATAACCTGATGGGACCATTCCGCACCCTTCTCTCCGGGGATAATATCGTACAGCTCTTTCTCAATTTTATCGGGGTCATTGCTCTGCACCAGCCCCAGCCTGTTTGATATTCTTTTCACATGGGTATCCACAACTATGGCGGGCTTGGCAAAGCAGTTGCCGAGGATAACGTTTGCCGTCTTTCTGCCCACACCGGGGAGTGCCGTGAGCTCCTCCATCGTATCGGGTACCTCGCCGCCGTGCTTCTCTATCAATGCTCCAGCCATACCCTTAAGGCTCTTCGCCTTGTTTTTATAGAATCCGGTGGAGCGGATATCTTCCATGAGCTCCCCAATATCGGCATCCGCCAGATCTGCCGGTGTCGGGTATTTCTTGAATAGTGTCTCGGTTACTATGTTCACTCGGGCATCGGTGCATTGGGCACTGAGGATGGTTGCCGTCAGGAGGGTAAAGGGTGAATCGTGGCGGAGGCTGCAGTCAGCCCCCGCATAGTTTTCATCGAGGAAGCGGATGAACTCCTCCGCTCTCTGCTCTCTGTCTAAAGGTCTATACCGTAATCCTTCCATTTCTCGTCCACACGTTTTACGATATCCTCGTCCATGGAGATGTCATCGGGCCATTCCCTGTCATGACCCTCACCCTTCCACTTCTTAGTGGCATCGATACCTATCTTGTTTCCCCAATAGGCATAGGGGGAGGAGTGGTCAAGGGCATCGAGCGGGCCCTCCATAACAACGATGTCCCGCTTCCAGTCCACGTTGTTACCCATTCTCCAGAGGATCTCTGAGTTGTTATGTACATCCACGTCCGAATCGACAATGACGATCATCTTGGTGAACATCATCTGTCCCGTACCCCATACAAAGTTCATTATCTTCTTGGCGTGCATAGGGTATTTCTTATCTATGGAGATGAACATTATATTATGGAAAACACCCTCCAGAGGGAGAGCCATATCTACTATTTCAGGAACCTGCTTCTTCAGCACAGGGAGAAAGACACGGCCTGTGGCGATACCCATGTAGCAATCCTCCATGGGGGGCTTACCCACGATGGTGGAGGGGTATATCGCATCCTTCCGGTGGGTTATGCAGGTTATGTGGAAAACGGGATACATGTCTGCGAGGGAATAGTAGCCGGTGTGGTCGCCGAAGGGGCCTTCGAGCCTGAGCTCGTCCACATTAACATAACCCTCTATCACGATCTCGCTGTTTGCAGGGACCTCCAGATCCACGGTTTCACATGGGACCATCTCCACGGGGCTTTTGCGGATGAAGCCAGCAAGAAGCATCTCATCGATACCCTCAGGAGCAGGCGCCGTGGCGGAATATGTTATGGCGGGATCAGCCCCGAGGGAGACTGCCACCTCGATCTTATCAAGCCCCGCTTTCTTCGCCTTACGGAAGTGGTCCGCACCGTGGTGGTGCTTATGCCAGTGCATACCCGTGGTGTTGCGGTCGTAAACGTGCATACGGTACATGCCGCAGTTGCGCTCACCCGTAACAGGATCCTTCGTGAAGACGCAGGGCAATGTTATGAATCTGCCCCCATCCTCCGGCCAGCACTGGAGTACGGGGAATTTTGTAATATCCACATCGTCGCC encodes:
- a CDS encoding arsenate reductase ArsC, producing MTKILFVCVHNSARSQMAEAYANELGSDVIDAESAGLTPGNLNPFAVEAMKLDGIDISGNPTKSVFDFFKEGRQYSYVITVCDELTAQRCPIFPTIKDKLVWSIEDPSAAEGTDEQKLEKTIAVRDTIKMRVLDLIERIKGE
- the arsB gene encoding ACR3 family arsenite efflux transporter, producing the protein MGLFGKYLTLWVALSMGAGVFIGEMFPGFTDTMRSLEIGGGINLAIAVLMWFMIFPMMLKVDFASVKDAGKNPAGLLITLAVNWLVKPFSMALFGYLFVKVLFVPFIGEELANQYMAGLIILAAAPCTAMVFVWSSLTKGDPGYTLVQVSVNDLIMLFAFAPIVKFLVSGTSDLSVPYNVLFLSVTVFVAVPLISAVAAKGAVIKTKGKEWFENSFVPFFQPLSISALLATLVFIFAFQSENITSRLFHVLLLSIPILLQVYFNSGLIYWLMRRFRIRHNVASPGALIGASNFFELAVATAISLYGPESGAALATVVGVLVEVPVMLSVCSICVRSAGWYKAAGTG
- a CDS encoding GGDEF domain-containing protein; its protein translation is MLPRFWQESLDKLDHAFQPLVNPFSGVTFAVEALLRNYEQCGFESVGELFDRAYRDNVLFELDLVLRSKAMVKFKTVGGFSKMKLMYNYDERTITMPDFVKGRTFQLLQENGLEPDSFCFEISERGRNGMAASAQSVFENARTSGCRIALDDFGAGFANFELFYYAEPNFIKIDRFLIQDIDTDIKKKKYCSHIVSMAHFFGISVIAEGVETRGEFFSCKEVGFDIVQGFFIQRPTLNSFDIKTTYSSIQELDSYDKRDLSEDAYLISNEIVKLSPVNIKDKADKVLSAMREHMDVPVVPVTDDADVPVGIISEKDLKEYLYMPYGKELLNNRSLTVNIRKFVSRCPIVEINVPIEKILELFVSNKDADGVIITKGLKYFGFLTAQSLLNTLNEKNLAFARDMNPLTKLPGNNLINAYLNDAFKDGNTQYFLIYFDFDNFKPFNDRFGFRQGDRAIILFSDILKKDFSGKNEFIGHVGGDDFFGGMSCSGMECSNIVAKIKKTIRKFTDSVVSFYTEDEVDTGHYTAKDRSGNIQSFNLLSVSAAIIELPPGDRAHTPDQISNILADLKKQAKASDDKIAIASMGQKEITIVKGVQSSIA
- a CDS encoding cob(I)yrinic acid a,c-diamide adenosyltransferase — encoded protein: MTLKNGYIQIYTGSGKGKTTAALGLALRGAGAGLKAYMGQFLKSAEYSEHEYLVQHTGLIDVETYGSGSFIEGHPSEEDKRLAEIGLNRAERAMTSGDYDIVILDELNVAVHIGLLSVESVLELMEKRPPKVELVITGRFAPKEMTDRADLVTEMREIKHYFSSGVSARDGIEK
- the larC gene encoding nickel pincer cofactor biosynthesis protein LarC encodes the protein MKTLYIDMHAGLSGDMSLAGLIGLGLETGELGDMLSRLTGRDIQVSVENVLVSGISACRLSLNLPHEHAHRHLSDIEEMLGNGVLSQDDALRALKVFRKLAEAEAEIHGTTPEKIHFHEVGALDSIADIAGFCWGLGRLGIERIAVSKPMLGHGSIKCAHGIMPVPAPATLKLLEGIEVIRTDEPNEITTPTGAAIISALADEVSVRFTGNILRSTFSTGTKVLETFPNLLRMIILEEVELESVYVLNTDIDDASGEDLAGVMDALSIEGVLDISYTPRFGKKNRPGWRIEAVVEKKGIEPLTAFILERTSTAGVRYYPVLRSIMQRRIERVEVFGSAVCVKVLEYQGIIKFSPEWEDCLRASKETGRRPSDIYTAAKGVFIK
- the nth gene encoding endonuclease III; the protein is MEGLRYRPLDREQRAEEFIRFLDENYAGADCSLRHDSPFTLLTATILSAQCTDARVNIVTETLFKKYPTPADLADADIGELMEDIRSTGFYKNKAKSLKGMAGALIEKHGGEVPDTMEELTALPGVGRKTANVILGNCFAKPAIVVDTHVKRISNRLGLVQSNDPDKIEKELYDIIPGEKGAEWSHQVILFGRETCTARKPKCSECPIAEICPYLNGEL
- a CDS encoding menaquinone biosynthesis decarboxylase, whose protein sequence is MAYKDLREFIKLLEKKGELVRVTEEVDPILEITEITDRVSKKHGPAILFENVKGSDHPVLMNMFGSNERMCMSLEVDTLDEMGERIINLIDRDTPENLMDKVKALPTLMELNKLFPKKVKKGPCKDVILKGDDVDITKFPVLQCWPEDGGRFITLPCVFTKDPVTGERNCGMYRMHVYDRNTTGMHWHKHHHGADHFRKAKKAGLDKIEVAVSLGADPAITYSATAPAPEGIDEMLLAGFIRKSPVEMVPCETVDLEVPANSEIVIEGYVNVDELRLEGPFGDHTGYYSLADMYPVFHITCITHRKDAIYPSTIVGKPPMEDCYMGIATGRVFLPVLKKQVPEIVDMALPLEGVFHNIMFISIDKKYPMHAKKIMNFVWGTGQMMFTKMIVIVDSDVDVHNNSEILWRMGNNVDWKRDIVVMEGPLDALDHSSPYAYWGNKIGIDATKKWKGEGHDREWPDDISMDEDIVKRVDEKWKDYGIDL